A stretch of Flavobacterium sp. N2270 DNA encodes these proteins:
- the mfd gene encoding transcription-repair coupling factor, giving the protein MEQISQLLIERKKASVSGLIGSSLSIIIQSLFKKAEIPFLLILNDKEEAAYYLNDLEQLLNGEDVLFYPGSYRRPYQIEETDNANVLLRAEVLNRINSRKKPAIIVSYPEALFEKVVTRKELDKNTLKLAVNDNLSIDFINETLFEYNFKRVDFVVEPGEFSVRGGIIDVFSFSNDEPYRIEFFGNEVDSIRSFDVETQLSKEKLKKISIIPNVENKMLQENRESFLNYINEKTAVFIQNTEQIGQKLNTLFGKADEAYSKLTGEIKQANPEELFVNEKTFLKKVIDFPIVELNNKSIFKVDKSFEFHIQPQPSFNKQFDLLLANLSENHDNGISNYILCSNESQSKRFHDIFQSIDEENHESIRKQYKTLVFPLYQGFIDIENQIACYTDHQIFERYHKFTIKNSSSKKQTITLKELTSLSVGDYVTHIDHGIGKFGGLQKIQVEGKTQEAIKLAYADNDIVYVSIHSLHKISKYNGKDGAPPKIYKLGSNAWKALKQKTKARVKHIAFNLIQLYAKRRLDKGFACAPDSYLQKELESSFIYEDTPDQITSTNDVKMDMENDRPMDRLVCGDVGFGKTEIAIRAAFKAVDNGKQVAVLVPTTILAYQHYRTFSERLKDMPVTINYLNRFRTAKQKAETLKALGEGKVDIIIGTHQLVNKNVQFKDLGLLIVDEEQKFGVNVKDKLKTIAANVDTLTLTATPIPRTLQFSLMAARDLSVITTPPPNRHPIETNVVRFNEEVIRDAISYEIERGGQVFFINNRIENIKEVAGMIQRLVPDAKVGIGHGQMDGKKLEELMLAFIEGEFDVLVATTIIESGLDVPNANTIFINNANNFGLSDLHQMRGRVGRSNKKAFCYFITPPDTVMTEDARKRINALEQFSELGSGFNIAMKDLEIRGAGDLLGGEQSGFINEIGFDTYQKIMNEAIDELKENEFKDLYEEENNIETKEYVKDILIDTDFELLFPDEYINSVTERLSLYNELGLIKKEEDLLLFEQKLIDRFGALPKPAIALLNSLRIKWKATSIGIEKLLMKQGKLIGYFISDQQSKYYQSNKFMKVMQFAQQNGNLCKIKEKQTKNGLRLLITFDNVKSITKALELFNKI; this is encoded by the coding sequence ATTGAGCAAATTAGTCAATTACTAATTGAACGAAAAAAAGCTTCTGTTTCTGGTTTAATAGGATCATCATTATCAATTATCATTCAATCGCTTTTTAAAAAAGCAGAAATCCCTTTTTTATTGATTTTAAATGATAAAGAAGAAGCTGCTTATTATTTAAACGACTTAGAGCAACTTCTTAACGGTGAAGATGTTTTATTTTATCCTGGTTCTTACAGAAGACCTTATCAAATTGAAGAAACAGACAATGCAAATGTTTTATTAAGAGCTGAAGTTTTAAACCGAATTAATTCTCGTAAAAAACCAGCTATTATTGTTTCATATCCAGAAGCTTTATTTGAAAAAGTAGTTACTCGAAAAGAATTAGATAAAAACACTTTAAAACTTGCCGTAAACGATAACTTATCAATTGATTTTATCAACGAAACACTATTTGAATACAATTTTAAACGTGTTGACTTTGTTGTTGAACCCGGCGAATTTTCTGTTCGTGGTGGAATTATTGATGTGTTTTCATTTTCAAATGACGAACCGTATAGAATTGAGTTTTTTGGCAACGAAGTAGACAGCATTAGAAGTTTTGATGTTGAAACCCAACTTTCAAAAGAAAAGCTCAAGAAAATTTCAATTATTCCGAATGTAGAAAATAAAATGCTTCAAGAAAATCGCGAAAGCTTTTTAAACTACATCAACGAAAAAACCGCTGTTTTTATTCAAAATACCGAGCAAATTGGTCAAAAATTAAACACTTTATTTGGTAAAGCAGATGAAGCTTACTCAAAATTAACTGGCGAAATAAAACAAGCCAATCCGGAAGAATTATTTGTAAACGAAAAAACGTTTTTAAAAAAAGTAATCGACTTTCCAATTGTGGAATTAAACAACAAGTCGATTTTTAAAGTAGATAAAAGTTTTGAATTTCATATTCAACCTCAACCTTCTTTCAATAAACAATTTGATTTATTACTAGCCAATTTAAGTGAGAACCATGACAATGGTATTTCAAATTATATTTTATGTTCAAACGAAAGTCAGTCTAAACGTTTTCATGATATTTTTCAAAGCATAGACGAAGAAAACCACGAAAGCATTCGCAAACAATACAAAACATTAGTTTTTCCATTATATCAAGGATTTATAGATATAGAAAATCAAATTGCTTGTTATACAGATCATCAAATTTTTGAGCGCTATCATAAATTCACCATTAAAAACAGCTCTTCTAAAAAACAAACCATCACCTTAAAAGAGCTTACCTCTTTATCTGTTGGGGATTATGTTACGCATATTGACCACGGAATTGGAAAATTTGGAGGTTTACAAAAAATTCAGGTCGAAGGAAAAACACAAGAAGCCATTAAGTTGGCCTATGCTGATAATGACATTGTTTATGTAAGTATTCATTCGTTACATAAAATTTCAAAATACAACGGTAAAGATGGTGCACCTCCTAAAATATACAAATTAGGAAGCAACGCTTGGAAAGCGTTAAAACAAAAAACAAAAGCACGAGTTAAGCATATAGCTTTCAATTTAATTCAATTGTATGCAAAAAGAAGGTTAGACAAAGGTTTTGCTTGCGCGCCCGATAGTTATTTGCAAAAAGAACTAGAAAGTTCGTTTATTTATGAAGATACACCAGATCAAATTACATCGACAAATGATGTAAAAATGGATATGGAAAACGACAGGCCAATGGATCGATTGGTTTGCGGAGATGTTGGTTTTGGAAAAACAGAAATTGCCATTCGTGCAGCATTTAAAGCGGTTGACAATGGAAAGCAAGTTGCCGTTTTAGTTCCCACCACCATTCTTGCTTATCAACATTACAGAACATTTTCCGAGCGTTTAAAAGACATGCCGGTTACCATAAATTATTTGAATAGATTTAGAACAGCCAAGCAAAAAGCAGAAACTTTAAAAGCACTTGGTGAAGGAAAAGTTGACATTATCATTGGAACACATCAATTGGTAAACAAAAATGTACAATTTAAAGATTTAGGGTTGTTGATTGTTGATGAAGAGCAAAAATTTGGAGTAAACGTAAAAGATAAATTAAAAACTATTGCTGCAAATGTAGATACGCTTACACTTACTGCAACTCCAATTCCAAGAACGTTACAATTTTCGCTGATGGCAGCTAGAGATTTATCGGTAATTACTACTCCACCGCCTAATAGACATCCTATTGAAACAAATGTGGTGCGTTTTAACGAAGAAGTAATTAGAGATGCTATTTCATATGAAATTGAACGTGGCGGACAAGTATTTTTTATTAATAATCGCATTGAAAACATCAAAGAAGTTGCTGGAATGATTCAACGATTAGTTCCCGATGCAAAAGTGGGAATTGGTCACGGACAAATGGACGGTAAAAAACTAGAAGAATTAATGCTTGCTTTTATTGAAGGTGAATTTGATGTTTTAGTAGCAACAACGATTATTGAAAGTGGATTAGATGTTCCAAATGCGAATACTATTTTTATTAATAATGCCAATAATTTCGGATTATCTGATTTACATCAAATGCGTGGTCGTGTAGGGCGAAGCAATAAAAAAGCATTTTGTTACTTTATTACTCCACCAGATACTGTAATGACTGAAGATGCACGAAAACGCATCAATGCATTGGAACAATTTAGCGAATTGGGAAGCGGATTTAATATTGCCATGAAAGATTTAGAAATTCGTGGTGCTGGAGATTTATTAGGCGGTGAACAAAGTGGTTTCATTAATGAAATTGGTTTTGATACCTACCAAAAAATAATGAACGAGGCAATTGACGAATTGAAAGAAAACGAATTTAAAGACCTTTACGAAGAAGAAAATAATATTGAGACTAAAGAATACGTAAAAGATATTTTAATTGACACAGACTTCGAATTATTGTTTCCTGATGAATATATAAACAGTGTTACTGAACGATTAAGTTTATATAACGAGTTAGGCTTAATTAAAAAAGAGGAAGATTTATTGCTTTTCGAACAAAAATTAATTGATCGATTTGGTGCGCTTCCAAAACCTGCAATTGCATTATTAAATAGTTTACGAATAAAATGGAAAGCAACTTCTATAGGAATTGAAAAATTATTAATGAAACAAGGCAAACTTATTGGTTATTTCATAAGCGATCAACAAAGCAAATATTATCAATCTAACAAGTTCATGAAAGTAATGCAATTTGCACAACAAAATGGAAATCTTTGCAAAATTAAAGAGAAGCAAACCAAAAATGGATTACGTTTATTAATCACATTTGACAATGTAAAAAGTATTACTAAAGCTTTAGAGCTTTTCAATAAAATATAA
- a CDS encoding tetratricopeptide repeat protein yields the protein MKNYKAIAFLFLLVTFGNQQVFYGQINPDDIALVENEVENNFYEALKQRGIENYDKAIIAIQKCIEKDNSNPVFYHELGKNYLDLKQYVEAEMAFKKAVELNPNERWYLNGLYDVYYQTKDFQKSIPVVQKLIVFDPNMNEDLVSLYMYTNQHDKALNLLKEMESTSVLSQSMEYYKLKIQTSNAYSKPEVGELENLIRKNPKVEQHYIDLMMLYSTSNQEEKAFEVAKELAKEIPNSDWAHVSLFKFYLVNNEIDNAKKSMFKIFKNNSIDRRIKHRILNEFLIITVGTNEYDKDLETAVDYFANDNEINVSKEIGKFFYNKKEYAKTEFYLKKGIQKEPNDIETVLLLLDVESVIEKFEEVKKIATNYIDLYPTFAKLYFYAGLANYKLKKSKEAIDQLETGLEFIVEDLPLENQFYLLLSETYKQNNNTTKEKMYRSKSELIQKKLK from the coding sequence TTGAAAAACTATAAAGCAATAGCATTTTTATTCTTGTTGGTTACTTTTGGTAATCAACAAGTTTTTTATGGACAAATTAATCCAGACGATATTGCTCTTGTAGAAAATGAAGTTGAAAATAATTTTTATGAAGCATTAAAACAACGCGGAATTGAAAATTATGATAAAGCAATTATTGCCATTCAAAAATGTATCGAAAAAGACAATTCAAATCCTGTTTTTTATCATGAATTAGGTAAAAATTATTTAGATTTAAAACAATATGTAGAAGCTGAAATGGCTTTTAAAAAAGCTGTTGAATTAAACCCAAATGAACGTTGGTACTTAAATGGTTTGTATGATGTGTATTACCAAACTAAAGATTTTCAAAAATCTATTCCGGTGGTTCAAAAATTAATTGTATTCGATCCAAATATGAATGAAGATTTGGTTTCGCTTTACATGTACACTAATCAGCATGATAAAGCGTTGAATTTATTAAAGGAAATGGAAAGCACTTCGGTTTTGAGTCAGTCTATGGAATATTATAAGTTAAAAATTCAAACTTCAAATGCTTATTCAAAACCTGAAGTAGGGGAATTAGAAAATTTAATTCGAAAAAATCCAAAAGTAGAACAACATTATATTGACTTAATGATGCTATATTCTACAAGTAATCAAGAAGAAAAAGCTTTTGAAGTTGCTAAAGAATTGGCAAAAGAAATTCCAAATTCCGATTGGGCACATGTAAGTTTGTTTAAATTTTATTTGGTTAATAATGAAATTGATAATGCTAAAAAATCAATGTTTAAGATTTTTAAGAATAATAGCATTGATAGAAGAATTAAACATCGTATTTTAAATGAATTTTTAATTATTACAGTTGGAACAAATGAATATGATAAAGATTTAGAAACTGCAGTTGATTATTTTGCAAATGACAATGAAATTAATGTGTCAAAAGAAATTGGAAAGTTCTTTTACAACAAAAAAGAATATGCAAAAACCGAGTTTTATCTAAAAAAAGGAATCCAAAAAGAACCAAATGATATAGAAACGGTTTTGCTTCTGTTAGATGTTGAAAGTGTTATAGAAAAATTTGAAGAAGTTAAAAAAATAGCAACAAATTATATCGATTTGTATCCTACATTTGCCAAATTGTATTTTTATGCCGGTTTAGCGAATTATAAATTAAAGAAATCTAAAGAAGCAATTGATCAATTGGAAACGGGTTTAGAGTTTATTGTAGAAGATTTGCCTTTAGAAAATCAATTTTACTTGCTTTTGTCAGAAACATATAAACAGAATAACAATACAACAAAAGAAAAAATGTACCGTTCTAAGTCGGAACTTATTCAAAAGAAACTTAAATAA
- a CDS encoding DUF4292 domain-containing protein, with amino-acid sequence MKKIIIVFIGLTLLVSCKAKKSVLESAANESLAAAKIIDGHYENKKEFSTLNIRANAKYKDDKQSHSVTADIRIKKNEIIWINVKLLGFPVAKALITPNKVSYYEKINGTYFEGDFSLLSNWLGTELDFDKVQNLLIGNAIDDLTKAKYVAKIEDELYQLTEKNKSNTSKVFDFEGGNFLLKKETIFQEKENRKLEIYYPSHKKQNNVFLPNEIKIKAEQKETIFIDLEYKNIIFNENLSYPFSIPSSYDQVKVN; translated from the coding sequence ATGAAAAAAATAATTATTGTTTTTATTGGGCTAACACTTTTAGTCTCTTGTAAAGCAAAAAAATCTGTTTTGGAATCAGCTGCAAACGAATCATTAGCTGCTGCAAAAATTATTGATGGTCATTACGAAAATAAAAAGGAGTTTTCAACTTTAAATATTAGAGCAAACGCAAAATATAAAGATGATAAACAATCTCATTCTGTAACGGCTGATATTCGTATTAAGAAAAATGAAATAATTTGGATTAATGTGAAACTATTAGGGTTTCCTGTAGCCAAAGCATTAATTACACCAAATAAAGTAAGTTATTATGAGAAAATAAATGGTACTTATTTTGAAGGAGATTTTAGTTTATTGAGCAATTGGTTAGGAACCGAACTCGATTTTGATAAAGTTCAAAACTTGTTAATTGGTAATGCAATTGACGACTTAACTAAAGCTAAATATGTTGCCAAAATTGAAGATGAACTGTATCAATTAACAGAGAAAAATAAAAGTAACACCTCTAAGGTTTTTGATTTTGAAGGCGGAAATTTTCTCTTAAAAAAAGAAACAATTTTTCAAGAGAAAGAAAATAGAAAATTAGAAATTTATTATCCTTCACATAAAAAACAAAATAATGTATTTTTGCCAAACGAAATTAAAATAAAGGCAGAACAAAAAGAAACAATTTTCATCGATTTGGAATATAAAAATATAATTTTTAATGAAAATTTAAGTTATCCTTTTTCAATACCAAGTAGTTACGATCAAGTTAAGGTTAACTAA
- a CDS encoding murein hydrolase activator EnvC family protein produces the protein MKQFQLYILFFFCFSLGFSQTQQEKLEARKEQIQKEISAFKSLLQTEKKKERSVLSEIAAQKARIRLSERLISTTAKQKRLLDDNIYLNQLEINKLNRELKVLKEDYAKMIVKSYKSRNDQSRIMFILSSQNFLQAYKRIQYMKQYAGFRKMQGDEIQEKQDKLAVAVVKLEKDKKNKEKVLAENEAEKKILEEKKKEQEQLAKIIQKDKKKYAADIDKKQKEARDIDKQIKKIIADEIAAANKRNAAKSGTKTSTASVSKFDLTPEGKIVSDNFKLNKGKLPWPVDNGYVQLRYGDQPHPVHKNLTVHNSGVEIATKPGSNARAIFGGEVLQVQVISANNKAVYVQHGDFITVYLNLSSVNVSKGDKVSVKQILGKIHTDSSGNAVIKFLVLQNTTYLNPEQWMSNM, from the coding sequence ATGAAGCAATTTCAATTATACATACTTTTTTTCTTTTGTTTTTCTTTAGGGTTTTCTCAAACTCAACAAGAAAAATTAGAAGCGCGAAAAGAGCAAATTCAGAAAGAAATTTCTGCTTTTAAAAGTTTGTTGCAAACAGAAAAGAAGAAAGAACGTTCAGTGTTAAGTGAAATTGCAGCTCAAAAAGCCCGCATTAGATTAAGTGAGCGATTAATTAGTACAACAGCTAAACAAAAACGTTTGTTAGACGACAATATCTATTTAAATCAATTGGAAATCAATAAATTGAATAGAGAGTTGAAAGTACTAAAAGAAGATTATGCTAAAATGATTGTAAAATCATATAAAAGTCGAAATGACCAAAGTAGAATTATGTTTATACTTTCTTCTCAGAATTTTCTTCAGGCTTACAAGCGTATTCAATATATGAAACAATATGCAGGTTTTAGAAAAATGCAAGGAGATGAAATTCAAGAAAAACAAGATAAGCTTGCAGTTGCAGTTGTTAAACTTGAGAAAGACAAAAAGAATAAAGAAAAAGTTCTTGCTGAAAATGAAGCTGAAAAAAAAATATTAGAAGAAAAGAAAAAAGAACAAGAACAGTTAGCGAAAATTATTCAAAAAGATAAAAAAAAATATGCTGCGGATATTGATAAAAAACAAAAAGAAGCAAGAGATATTGATAAGCAGATTAAAAAAATAATTGCTGATGAAATTGCTGCAGCTAATAAAAGAAATGCTGCAAAATCGGGGACAAAAACTTCTACAGCATCAGTCTCTAAATTTGATTTAACTCCTGAAGGAAAAATTGTTTCAGATAACTTTAAACTAAATAAAGGGAAATTACCTTGGCCTGTTGATAATGGTTATGTGCAATTGCGTTATGGTGATCAACCACACCCAGTACATAAAAATCTTACTGTGCATAATAGTGGGGTAGAAATAGCTACAAAACCAGGCTCAAATGCTAGAGCTATTTTTGGTGGAGAAGTATTACAAGTTCAAGTTATTTCTGCTAACAACAAAGCTGTTTATGTTCAGCATGGAGATTTTATTACAGTTTATTTAAACTTAAGTTCTGTAAACGTAAGTAAAGGGGATAAAGTTTCAGTAAAACAAATTTTAGGAAAAATTCATACTGATTCATCTGGTAATGCAGTAATTAAGTTTTTGGTTTTGCAAAACACAACTTATTTAAATCCAGAACAGTGGATGTCTAATATGTAA